A single Tamandua tetradactyla isolate mTamTet1 chromosome X, mTamTet1.pri, whole genome shotgun sequence DNA region contains:
- the TBX22 gene encoding T-box transcription factor TBX22, translating to MALSSRAHAFSVEALVGRSSKRKLQDLREEAHPGLQEKEGEDEERKSGAVAKESKQQEKRPKREPTATAFSDCGGGCDGCSCRCSSGNLEVELQGAELWKRFHDIGTEMIITKAGRRMFPSVRVKVKGLDPGKQYCVAIDMVPVDSKRYRYIYHSSQWMAAGSTDHSCITPRLYVHPDSPCSGDTWMRQIINFDRVKLTNNEMDDKGHIILQSMHKYKPRVHVMEQDSRVDLSRIQSLPIEGVKTFSFKETEFTTVTAYQNQQITKLKIDRNPFAKGFRDPGKNRGVLDGLLEIYPWRPSLTLDFETFGRDTQSGRSGSSPVTSSGRAPSPLSLFSPPCSLPTFHLPTSSLGIPCAEAYLHNINLPLCYKICSTNFWRQHSLVLSAPERLASNNRSQSLAPFMMEMPMLSSLGIANSKSSLPVEFNRQCLQQPNSVNQMLYGLQVLGNVFTPSTIAQEALDCSFHPSYGFYKYNIPMSSRLVNAANHLKMDNDNQVSFRESKCNHAHWHPTINHCL from the exons ATGGCTCTGAGCTCACGAGCGCACGCCTTCTCGGTGGAAGCCTTGGTGGGGAGATCCAGCAAAAGAAAACTGCAGGACCTGAGAGAGGAGGCGCATCCTGGGCTGCAGGAGAAAGAGGGCGAAGACGAGGAGAGGAAGAGCGGCGCAGTAGCGAAGGAGAGCAAGCAGCAGG AAAAGCGACCTAAGAGAGAACCCACAGCAACTGCTTTCTCTGATTGTGGAGGCGGCTGCGACGGTTGCAGCTGCCGATGCAGCAGCGGTAATCTGGAAGTGGAGCTTCAAGGAGCCGAGCTGTGGAAGAGATTCCATGACATCGGGACGGAGATGATCATTACCAAGGCGGGCAG GCGGATGTTCCCCTCTGTTCGGGTCAAGGTGAAAGGACTGGACCCAGGGAAACAGTACTGTGTAGCCATCGATATGGTGCCAGTGGATTCTAAACGCTATAG GTACATTTACCACAGCTCGCAGTGGATGGCAGCAGGAAGTACGGACCACTCATGTATCACTCCCAGGCTCTATGTCCACCCAGACTCGCCCTGCTCGGGAGACACCTGGATGCGACAGATCATCAACTTTGATCGCGTGAAACTCACCAACAATGAGATGGACGACAAAGGCCAC ATCATCCTGCAGTCCATGCACAAGTATAAGCCTAGAGTACATGTGATGGAGCAGGACAGCAGGGTTGATCTGTCCCGAATTCAGTCCCTGCCCATTGAAGGGGTTAAAACATTCTCCTTTAAAGAAACTGAGTTTACCACGGTGACTGCTTATCAAAATCAACAG ATTACCAAACTGAAAATAGACAGGAATCCTTTTGCTAAAGGATTTAGAGATCCTGGGAAAAACAG GGGTGTATTGGATGGGCTTTTAGAGATCTACCCATGGAGGCCCTCTCTCACTCTGGATTTTGAAACCTTTGGGAGAGACACACAAA GTGGAAGAAGTGGCTCATCACCAGTGACCTCTAGTGGAAGAGCTCCCTCTCCTTTGAGCTTGTTTTCTCCACCTTGCTCCCTGCCTACATTTCACTTACCTACAAGCTCTCTTGGAATACCATGTGCAGAGGCATATCTGCACAATATCAACCTGCCCCTTTGCTACAAGATTTGCTCAACTAATTTTTGGCGACAGCATTCTCTGGTCTTGTCTGCTCCTGAGAGGCTAGCAAGCAACAACAGGTCTCAGTCTCTAGCCCCATTCATGATGGAAATGCCCATGTTATCTTCCCTGGGGATTGCCAATTCAAAAAGTAGCTTACCTGTAGAATTCAATAGGCAGTGTCTACAGCAACCAAATTCTGTCAATCAAATGTTGTATGGATTACAGGTACTTGGAAATGTTTTCACACCAAGCACCATTGCCCAAGAAGCACTTGATTGCTCTTTCCATCCTTCCTATGGTTTTTATAAATACAACATTCCTATGTCATCTAGATTGGTAAATGCTGCCAACCATCTCAAAATGGACAATGACAATCAAGTTTCTTTTAGAGAAAGCAAATGTAATCATGCTCACTGGCACCCAACAATTAACCATTGCCTTTAA